ttttaaaaatcttaataaatcacttttcttttcattgttCCTCGTCCATGCATTTTTAtcattgtttaattttttttcacattttattatttacttttacatttttcttaGGCTCTCATGcagtctttttaattaaaacaatacatattttttataaataatccttagttttaaaaaaattatttttctacattCTTTTTATCTGTACAAGTTTGGCATCTTTAATTACACTAGAAATATGACGcccaaatgaattaaaattaaaaaaattcatggaaaaaatGTTTAGTAGTGatgaataaaaacataattaagcaGTTAAGAAAACATTAGtagattttctaaaattttaacttaaaataaccTTACAactatatacatttattttattatttggattttttataatttactcaTTGTGTGTGAACTCTCACACAAACATAATGATTATAAATACTATTATCAGTATAAATTTATGactgtaataaataaatatatatggatcacttttctgaaaaaaaattgtattttgtctcagtaaatttaaaccaacagATATTTCAGCAATGGTATCAAAAAATGCACCAGACTTTTGTAGTGTTTATGTGATATCCAAAAGCAAAATTTCATCCATGCGATCAGCTTCTCGTCCAGCTCCAGCTATCTCCCCATTGCGTAATCACCTTCTTAACCAGCCAGGCTTAATGTCAACTCCTCCTGAATCGCATATCCTGCCAGATAATAGCTCGAGAGGTCTGTTTCATTCCTAGCTTCAAGCTTTAGTTATATAATACTCCAAGTTACCTGCCAttactcaattttattttaattaaattaaaaaatatctgtaaatattaattttaacagtTGAGAAGCCGCGACTTGAACCACAGCGTAAATCTACCGATTCCATGGATTCCATAAGGTAATGAGCTACCTGTACCTGGGATCGGAACCAAAATTACTCGTCTTGTCTTCAATTgctttgtttgtttgttcttCATCCCCCTCCCCCCCCTTTCAccttgtatattattattaaacaaaataacaataaatgaAAGAGATGTAGTTGGAgctaaaatttaattgttagcAATTTTGGATGAATGCAGGTCGCCTTTTAACAGGGGAGGCCAAAATGTGAAACCATATCTGGCACTCCCTATGCCAGATACAGATATATCCTTTGTTAGTTCTGGCAGACAAAGCATTGACCGTATGTTTCCCGAGTTCTACGATTACCAAGAAGCAAGCCGCACTGCCACTACTCCAAGACTGTCCAATGTTTCAGACTATGAAAGTAATTTTAGCTTTGAGTCAATGCAGTTTGGACGAAACTCAGTGGATTTGAGCTCTCCACATAATTTCTCATACGTTTCGCAGGACAGTGACAATTTTTCAAACTTATCTACATCAATGGTAAGTAAGaaagatatgatatatatacatacatgcacgaacagatatatatatatatacgtattaaATTACTCAAGGACTAAAGCCTTGAAAGCATGCATAAATTCATTGATGTGACTGTGAGGCAAGCTAGTACAACACAACACATTATATTcaccaataaaaataaactatcaAAAGCACCGGTTCTCACTtcgattaaaacataaattttcatcatacgtaattttcaaaaaggatATAAATACTTTTCAGGTTTGTCTAACTAATACTTATAAACGagataacaataaaaaaaaaatacgaTGTTTCAcctcaaaatcatcaaatatatCGGTGAAAGTGGAATGAAGTAACCAAGTCCAGGCTTCACCTCTTTACACACTTCCCATTTACGTTacaatatatgcatatatttaattaGTTATTTGTATTATTCCATGTTCTAGGAAAATGTGTGTAAAATATCTGGAAATAATAATATGGATGAATTTTATAGTATTGGGGGAAACCTACAGGAGGACGTGGAAGCCGAAATGAGGAGGCTAAAGCTGGAGCTAAAGCAAACTATGGAAATGTATAGTAATGCCTGCAAAGAAGCACTCACAGCAAAACAGAAGGTTAGAGTGTCAACTAATATCTGCTTATACTGTTCCTCAACATACTTTGACTAGTTAGAACTTTGTGCATAATTACACCACAACAGGCAAGAGAACTCCAGCTGTGGAAATTGGAAGAGGAACGGAGATTGGAAAAGGCACGACTTGCTGAGGAAGCTGCATTAGCAATAGCAGAAAAGGAGAAAGCTAAGTCAAAAGCAGCAATGGAAGCCGCTGAAGCGGCTCAGAGAATTGCAGAAATTGAATCACAAAAAAGGGTGAACGCAGAAATGAAAGCACTCAAGGAAtcggtggaaaagaaaaaggcacTTGATGCATTAGCACATTCAGATTTCAGGTACAGGAAGTACACAATAGAGGAAATCGAAGCTGCCACTGAATTCTTCTCAGAAGTTCTCAAGATTGGGGAAGGGGGTTATGGCCCCGTGTATAAAGCCCGTCTGGATCATACTCCCGTTGCAATTAAGGTTTTGCGACCAGATGCAGCACAAGGAAGGTCACAGTTTCAGCAAGAGGTACGGCTTCCAAATGGATTTTAGTATTATGAGCCTGTAGAGCATTAATTCTAATTACTGAGAAAGAAAAACATTGTAGGCTGAATATGCATGCTTTAGTTACTAGTGTATTTACagaatgaattttaaaatttggctgctctaagaattaaacttacaggTAGAGGTTTTAAGCTGCATACGGCATCCCAACATGGTTCTCCTGTTGGGAGCCTGCCCAGAGTATGGATGCCTGGTGTATGAGTTCATGTCTAACGGGAGCTTAGAGGACCGTCTCTTCAGGAGAGGGAACACTTCGACTCTCTCTTGGCAGCTTAGGTTCAGAATTGCAGCCGAAATTGGAACAGCCTTGTTGTTCCTCCACCAGACTAAACCCGAACCCATAGTCCACCGTGACTTGAAACCAGCCAATATCTTACTTGACCGCAACTTTGTGAGCAAGATTAGTGATGTTGGGTTGGCCAGACTAGTTCCTCCATCTGTGGCTGACAATGTAACCCAGTACCGGATGACCTCCACAGCAGGAACTTTCTGCTACATAGATCCAGAATACCAGCAGACAGGCATGCTGGGAGTGAAGTCGGATGTATACTCCCTTGGCATCATGCTTCTACAAATAATAACAGCAAAACCACCAATGGGATTGACTCACCATGTGCAACGGGCTATTGAGAAGGGGACATTTGTTCAAATGCTGGACCCATCTATTGATGATTGGCCGGTTCAAGCGGCCTTGAGCTTCGCAAAGATTGCACTTAACTGTGCAGAGCTAAGGAGGAAAGATAGACCCGATCTGGGCAAAGTCGTCTTGCCAGAACTGAACAGGCTGCGATTACTTGCTGAAGAAACCATGCACCTCACTTGGGAAGCTGGAAGTCCAGGACATTCCCCCAACTATAGCCAAGTTTCGCTGCAACTAGtaagttaattaattacaaagtGTCCGTCCAAATTTCTTCCTAACCATATCATCTTACTTAacatttttatggtttttgttGAACTTACTTCAAATTTAACACTTgatttgtttccttttctttttttccgtACGTCAGGAGCACTCCAGTTGTCCTAATTTTCTACACTCTGATGAATACTCAAGAAGTCCTCCCAACGAGAATCCATAGGTCCTTCCATGCCAAATTAATgacatcataattaattaatatgtaCATATGCGTTTATCAATCAAATTTTGttgtgttattattttatatttttaattaaaaatttaaatgaaaatttatatttctagaacTCATTTTGTCATTGGGTTAAAACTTAGTTTTAGACGAACTCTTTGTTTTAAAGTAGCCGAAGTCAACCTAACTCTTGAAAAGTGAGAATTCacaataaaaattttccaaggCATCGAAaataaagcataagcaactcaaagacaaagaaacaacgaaagaacaaaaaaaatcacaagaaagcAACGCCTAcgaggtgtttgagtaaatgctctcaaaacATATTCACTAACTTTAAATGGaatacaatgagataaaatggaATCAAATGAGATGTAATGAGATGATTACAAATAAGGGAGGAAGGTGACTCCTTATGTGCgtgcataaaaaataataattttaagagtTCGGTTTTAAATGCAAGCGTACAAcatcagttgtaatatttatagtgtccAATGGAACATCGAAGTATTCCAAGGGTCGAACCTAAAGGAGTCTGcaatttaatgatttctatttaACAAGCATGCAAGAAAGGAGTCTAACTTGCTACTCACTAATTTCTATGTTACGACGAAACATAATTTGGAAGTGAGTTACTCTAATTAACTACTTAATatgcaaaaggactaaattgtaaaactagaaaaactgaaaaactagcaaattaataacaaatattgGTTGACTTctatattgtaacacccctaacccgtctccgttgCCGGATTAGGATTTCAGAGTATTAGAGgacaatagaaaaattaaatttaaatggaaacaattaatcaattctAATTACAATAatcaaaatcacattttatCTATAATGAAAATACACTTACAGGCCTTAAACCAAGCCTATGTGGCCCTAAAAAGAGTTTGAGAACAATCAGggatcaaatcaaaacaaatcaaaaaattttagaaaaacttgaaaatttggaaaacaggggtcacacgggcgtgtgaatATTTGAAGTCAGGACACGTGGCCATATCCCAACCCGTGTCCCAACTCGTGTCAGTATTCAAAATagggccacacggtcgtgtcgcaaGCCGTGTGCCAAGTCGTGTGTGCATTCaatgttgggtcacacggcgGTGTCGCTGGCTGTGTCCTAAACCGTGTGACAAACTGTTTTGGTACACACGGTCGTGTTGCAGACTATGTGTAACATGCACCTAAAAACAAtaggacacacgaccatgtggtgtgaccgtgtgtgacacaccaATGTCCCGGGCCATGTGTACCTAAAAATTGCtttcaaaacaaaacatttcaCTATCAAATCCTTAGATGCCAAGCCAAAATATAACCAGCCAAAAACATGCTTTCAAACACCTATAATTGAGTCTAAAACATACCTATTTCGTACAATTTATGTGGCTAACTAATGTGGCCTCATTAAAACCAcaaagtatatacatatacattaaaaattCATCTAAAACATCATTAACATATCTAAAGTGTTCCATCCACAGTGTTCCATCCATAATAATGCTTCCAAAGAACTAAATACCAAATCACCAACACAAGGCAACCAAATATGTCCACATTATAAGTTCACTATCTTATAAATACTTCATACATTCTATaaccataaaatttatcaaatccaaaataatgtCTATCAATCAAAAGCACAACATTGCCATACCACAAAAGCCCACCAAGATacaaaaatgaccaaaactATCATATTATGACCTAGGtaaatgccaaaaaaaaaaaaaagatcattcACCA
The Gossypium raimondii isolate GPD5lz chromosome 8, ASM2569854v1, whole genome shotgun sequence DNA segment above includes these coding regions:
- the LOC105793026 gene encoding U-box domain-containing protein 52, with the translated sequence MWTPRSSYGERREIRTNVGLVAVAIDKDKNSHNALKWAIDHLLQKGQTLILIHVKVKPFSPYTTPLPTSRLNQFSEMNGDLPLVYKDPDPQTRELFLPFRCFCTRKDIPCKDVVLEETDVAKALIEYVSQAGIEVLVVGASTRTGFLSKFKPTDISAMVSKNAPDFCSVYVISKSKISSMRSASRPAPAISPLRNHLLNQPGLMSTPPESHILPDNSSRVEKPRLEPQRKSTDSMDSIRSPFNRGGQNVKPYLALPMPDTDISFVSSGRQSIDRMFPEFYDYQEASRTATTPRLSNVSDYESNFSFESMQFGRNSVDLSSPHNFSYVSQDSDNFSNLSTSMEDVEAEMRRLKLELKQTMEMYSNACKEALTAKQKARELQLWKLEEERRLEKARLAEEAALAIAEKEKAKSKAAMEAAEAAQRIAEIESQKRVNAEMKALKESVEKKKALDALAHSDFRYRKYTIEEIEAATEFFSEVLKIGEGGYGPVYKARLDHTPVAIKVLRPDAAQGRSQFQQEVEVLSCIRHPNMVLLLGACPEYGCLVYEFMSNGSLEDRLFRRGNTSTLSWQLRFRIAAEIGTALLFLHQTKPEPIVHRDLKPANILLDRNFVSKISDVGLARLVPPSVADNVTQYRMTSTAGTFCYIDPEYQQTGMLGVKSDVYSLGIMLLQIITAKPPMGLTHHVQRAIEKGTFVQMLDPSIDDWPVQAALSFAKIALNCAELRRKDRPDLGKVVLPELNRLRLLAEETMHLTWEAGSPGHSPNYSQVSLQLEHSSCPNFLHSDEYSRSPPNENP